The following are encoded in a window of Corynebacterium marinum DSM 44953 genomic DNA:
- a CDS encoding Rv0909 family putative TA system antitoxin has product MGIMDGAKDKAREFLSSEENSDKLLDRGEQFATGRLGEDKAEHIAKARHAADERIGDGEQPSPEQQADPGDLADPNQSGPSTAPA; this is encoded by the coding sequence ATGGGCATCATGGATGGCGCCAAAGACAAGGCCCGCGAGTTCCTCAGCAGCGAAGAAAACTCCGACAAGCTCCTCGATCGGGGTGAGCAGTTCGCCACCGGCCGGCTGGGGGAGGACAAGGCGGAGCACATCGCCAAGGCGCGTCACGCCGCCGATGAGCGTATCGGTGACGGCGAACAGCCGAGCCCGGAGCAGCAGGCCGATCCGGGTGATCTGGCCGACCCGAACCAGTCGGGCCCCAGTACCGCCCCCGCCTAG
- a CDS encoding monooxygenase, whose amino-acid sequence MTQLLVFEFPSTGPFGAEAETAYADLAKDIAGQEGLIWKVWTEDPQRGVAGGVYLFADEASAQAYVEKHTARRAGFGITDITATSYEVNEGLSRIDHCILER is encoded by the coding sequence ATGACACAGCTCCTGGTTTTCGAGTTCCCGTCCACCGGCCCCTTCGGTGCCGAAGCTGAGACCGCCTACGCCGACCTGGCGAAAGACATCGCCGGGCAGGAGGGGCTGATCTGGAAGGTGTGGACGGAGGACCCGCAGCGCGGTGTCGCCGGCGGCGTCTACCTCTTCGCCGATGAGGCCAGCGCCCAGGCCTACGTGGAGAAGCACACCGCGCGCCGGGCGGGCTTCGGGATTACCGACATCACCGCCACGTCCTACGAGGTCAACGAGGGTCTTTCCCGCATCGACCACTGCATCCTGGAGCGCTGA